In Deinococcus psychrotolerans, a genomic segment contains:
- a CDS encoding DUF11 domain-containing protein encodes MNLNLFARRASPTPLSVIAASTGVRKPRFKGVLLSAALLSTALLVMTSPFVALAEVCATPGKDGSTFNPNSYYPAAAGTSAASGTFSISLGTKRATPTSNDLAAGDLVLIVQMQDALINNSDSGSYGDGISGRGYTSLRSAGYYEFNVVSAITGTTLTLKNALANTYTNANASTSTGQRRFQIVRVPQFSTLTLASDISVPAWDGTSGGVFALNVAGTLNFNGKTIDASNAGFRGGGSRQDDVVSGQKIVNYATPYSTTVANYGAFKGEGIAGTPRFVRDLTKTSVAYTGTDLGISGYPTGTVTLGVTGTTASVTGGLDRSRGAPGNAGGGGDQHNAGGGGGSNVGAGGTGGNSFAFYRNPASGTCVTFSGTFNACDGDGARDVGGLGGVGISPASLYPNAERLIVGGGGGAGDNNNATDDNPTIPQGSGGNGGGVIFVVANTITGTGILRANGQNGQPAGRDAAGGGGAGGTVAIATNTNNLSGLSIQVNGGSGGNSALPLKGGETQGPGGGGGGGAVLLTTNVTTPPGVGFLGGAAGVNNPVAGVTNVYGGSAGVGGKGDIVYNNNAIPRTPFCFPQLTVTKVTTTPQLLNTPSSTQTPAYRITITNAPNVGAANGVQVVDALPTPFTYAGPTVYTPSGTSVTRPTSSDPAASATALTWSSFVIPGGQSVTLDFPINRLQGVGTFQNSASVSFLDPTDSSGTRLVSPGATYTGGGTVAGSNYASTSSTAEDITIESDLQVTKQALKTGTAIAQTTRTNTQSFDYLITVTNLKAVNATNVTVTDANFPSTVTPGTATIVATPATPATGAAFDPVTKKLTVSALAAGQSVSVRIPVTVNLNALTAAATSNTATLTVSAPVDDGTNGSVTANNTQTVTTYFNPVQLKKYVRNVTASETTDTTRTTTTAKPLDKLEYCVQATSLLTTALSVNVSDPLQPNQTFVAGSITNTTGTPVGSYASNTVSGTLQGISASQSGTLCFQTTVN; translated from the coding sequence ATGAATCTGAATCTCTTCGCCCGGCGGGCCTCGCCTACGCCGCTCTCTGTCATAGCGGCCAGCACTGGCGTTCGCAAGCCCCGTTTCAAGGGTGTCTTGCTCTCTGCGGCCTTGCTTTCTACGGCCTTGCTGGTGATGACCTCGCCGTTCGTGGCTCTGGCTGAAGTTTGCGCGACACCTGGCAAGGACGGCAGCACTTTTAATCCCAACAGTTACTACCCGGCGGCGGCAGGAACCTCAGCGGCTTCAGGCACTTTCAGTATAAGCTTGGGCACTAAACGCGCCACCCCCACTTCAAATGATCTGGCAGCAGGTGACCTAGTACTGATTGTGCAGATGCAAGATGCATTGATCAACAACTCTGACAGTGGGAGCTACGGCGATGGCATTAGCGGTCGGGGTTATACCAGCTTGCGGAGCGCAGGGTACTATGAATTCAACGTGGTGAGTGCCATCACCGGGACTACGCTCACGCTAAAAAATGCACTGGCAAATACATACACCAATGCCAATGCCAGCACCTCCACTGGGCAGCGGCGCTTTCAAATCGTGCGGGTGCCACAGTTTTCGACGCTTACTCTCGCCAGCGATATTTCGGTGCCTGCCTGGGATGGAACCAGCGGGGGGGTATTCGCGCTTAATGTCGCCGGAACTCTCAATTTCAACGGAAAGACTATTGACGCTTCGAATGCTGGCTTTCGCGGCGGCGGTTCACGTCAAGATGACGTTGTAAGTGGCCAGAAAATCGTCAACTACGCCACGCCCTACTCCACGACAGTCGCAAACTACGGCGCATTCAAGGGGGAGGGGATCGCAGGCACCCCGCGTTTTGTGCGTGACTTGACCAAAACGAGCGTGGCCTATACTGGGACGGATCTCGGCATTTCTGGCTATCCTACTGGCACAGTGACGCTGGGTGTGACGGGAACAACTGCCAGCGTCACAGGGGGACTGGACCGTTCTCGGGGCGCACCAGGCAACGCGGGCGGCGGCGGCGACCAGCACAACGCGGGCGGCGGCGGCGGAAGTAATGTGGGGGCAGGCGGGACTGGTGGCAACAGTTTCGCTTTCTACCGCAACCCTGCCAGCGGAACCTGTGTCACCTTTAGCGGCACCTTCAACGCCTGCGACGGTGACGGTGCGCGAGATGTCGGCGGCCTCGGCGGGGTAGGCATCTCTCCCGCAAGCCTTTATCCCAACGCTGAACGGCTGATCGTGGGTGGCGGCGGCGGCGCGGGTGATAACAACAACGCTACCGACGATAATCCGACGATCCCTCAGGGCAGCGGCGGCAACGGCGGCGGCGTGATCTTTGTGGTGGCCAACACCATCACCGGCACAGGCATACTGCGTGCCAATGGGCAAAACGGCCAACCTGCCGGACGTGACGCTGCCGGTGGCGGGGGTGCGGGCGGTACGGTTGCCATCGCCACCAATACCAATAACCTGTCGGGCCTGAGCATTCAGGTCAACGGTGGGAGCGGCGGCAATTCGGCACTCCCCCTCAAGGGAGGAGAAACCCAGGGGCCGGGCGGCGGCGGCGGCGGCGGCGCGGTACTGCTGACCACCAACGTCACGACGCCCCCAGGAGTCGGCTTTCTTGGCGGCGCTGCTGGGGTCAACAATCCGGTCGCTGGAGTGACCAACGTGTACGGCGGCTCTGCGGGAGTTGGAGGCAAAGGGGACATCGTCTACAACAACAACGCCATCCCGCGTACTCCCTTCTGCTTTCCCCAACTCACTGTCACCAAAGTGACCACCACGCCCCAGCTGCTCAATACGCCGAGCAGTACCCAGACGCCTGCTTACAGAATTACCATCACGAATGCGCCGAACGTTGGGGCAGCCAACGGAGTCCAGGTCGTTGATGCCTTACCGACCCCCTTCACTTACGCTGGCCCCACTGTCTATACGCCGAGCGGCACGTCCGTCACCCGGCCCACAAGCAGCGATCCTGCGGCCAGCGCCACCGCCCTGACCTGGAGTTCGTTCGTCATTCCTGGCGGCCAGAGCGTGACGCTTGACTTTCCCATCAACCGCTTGCAGGGGGTCGGCACCTTCCAGAACTCGGCCTCGGTCAGTTTTCTCGATCCTACCGACAGTAGTGGCACACGTCTCGTGTCGCCCGGAGCCACCTATACCGGTGGCGGCACCGTGGCGGGGAGCAATTACGCCAGCACGTCTTCAACCGCTGAGGACATCACCATCGAGAGTGATCTGCAAGTCACTAAACAGGCGCTCAAGACGGGCACTGCTATCGCGCAGACCACACGAACCAACACTCAGAGCTTCGATTACCTCATCACCGTGACCAATCTCAAGGCGGTGAATGCCACGAACGTGACCGTGACCGACGCCAACTTTCCCAGCACCGTCACGCCTGGAACGGCCACGATCGTCGCCACACCTGCCACGCCTGCAACAGGCGCTGCCTTTGATCCGGTGACCAAGAAACTGACTGTAAGTGCGCTGGCAGCGGGGCAGAGTGTCAGCGTGCGGATTCCCGTGACGGTGAACTTGAATGCGTTGACCGCAGCGGCAACATCCAATACGGCCACCCTCACGGTCTCTGCGCCAGTAGATGACGGTACCAATGGATCGGTGACGGCCAACAATACGCAGACGGTCACGACCTACTTCAACCCGGTGCAGCTCAAGAAGTATGTCCGCAACGTAACGGCCAGCGAAACGACCGATACCACCCGCACCACGACCACTGCCAAACCTTTAGACAAACTCGAATACTGCGTGCAGGCCACCAGCTTGCTCACGACAGCGTTGAGTGTCAATGTCTCTGACCCGCTGCAACCCAACCAGACCTTCGTGGCAGGCAGCATCACCAACACCACAGGCACGCCAGTCGGCAGTTATGCTTCCAACACAGTCTCGGGCACCTTGCAGGGTATTAGCGCCAGCCAGTCCGGCACCCTCTGCTTCCAGACCACCGTCAACTGA